The Apium graveolens cultivar Ventura chromosome 6, ASM990537v1, whole genome shotgun sequence genome contains a region encoding:
- the LOC141667228 gene encoding F-box/kelch-repeat protein At3g61590 isoform X1, with translation MSTVLCVFYFLEGTSCFHAMEGETSWVSHSFDDNVRDMVDFNLFLERSYEVSTEATVPVDLILPDDLLERILAYLPIASIFRVGCVCKRWNEVVSSRRFLWNFTHARVHKPWYFMFTSSDEPVGYAYDPILRKWYGFELPCIGTSSWFIASSCGLVCCMDNDSRSELYVCNPITRNYRKLEKPPGLRFYDYSALSISVNKISHSYNVSVVKSKQVPGNFIQWEVSVHIYDSGTMMWATTSAEILTGWRGGEESVICDGVLYLLVYSTGGGIPESRHGLLTYSLSSRLSHGLLMRNLISMPCPLTCGRLMNLKEKLVMVGGLGKQDRPGIIKGIGIWVLSGKEWQEISRMPHKFFQGFGEFDDVFASSGTDDLIYIQSYGAPALLSFDFNQKQWKWSQKCPVTKRFPLQLFTGFCFEPRLEISP, from the coding sequence AGAGATATGGTCGACTTCAATTTATTTTTGGAGCGCAGTTATGAGGTCAGTACAGAAGCTACAGTTCCGGTTGATTTAATTTTGCCCGATGACTTGCTAGAGCGGATCTTGGCATATCTCCCTATTGCAAGTATTTTTAGGGTAGGGTGTGTGTGTAAAAGATGGAACGAAGTTGTAAGTTCAAGAAGGTTTTTGTGGAACTTTACCCATGCTCGGGTACACAAACCATGGTATTTTATGTTTACGAGCTCTGATGAACCAGTTGGTTATGCCTATGATCCCATCCTTCGGAAGTGGTATGGTTTTGAATTGCCCTGCATCGGGACTTCCAGTTGGTTTATTGCTTCTTCATGTGGCTTAGTTTGCTGCATGGATAACGATAGCAGAAGTGAGCTATATGTATGCAATCCAATCACCAGAAACTACAGGAAGCTTGAGAAGCCTCCAGGTTTGAGATTTTACGATTATAGTGCATTGTCAATCTCAGTGAATAAGATATCGCACAGCTATAATGTCTCTGTTGTAAAATCTAAGCAAGTCCCAGGAAATTTCATACAATGGGAAGTTTCAGTTCATATTTATGACTCTGGAACAATGATGTGGGCTACCACTTCGGCAGAAATTTTGACCGGTTGGAGAGGTGGTGAAGAAAGTGTGATCTGCGATGGGGTTTTGTACTTGTTGGTTTACTCAACTGGGGGTGGCATTCCGGAGAGCCGCCATGGACTATTAACATATAGTCTTTCCAGTCGATTGTCACATGGTTTGTTAATGAGGAATTTAATCTCAATGCCATGTCCTCTTACTTGTGGACGTTTGATGAACCTAAAGGAGAAGTTGGTAATGGTTGGAGGACTAGGGAAACAAGATAGACCTGGCATAATTAAGGGAATTGGGATTTGGGTTCTGAGTGGCAAGGAGTGGCAAGAGATTAGCCGTATGCCCCACAAATTCTTCCAAGGGTTTGGAGAATTTGATGATGTTTTTGCTAGCAGTGGTACAGATGATCTCATATACATTCAAAGCTATGGCGCTCCTGCTCTTCTTTCTTTTGATTTTAACCAGAAGCAATGGAAGTGGTCCCAAAAATGCCCCGTAACCAAGAGGTTCCCACTTCAGCTCTTTACTGGGTTTTGCTTTGAGCCTAGACTTGAAATCTCCCCTTAA
- the LOC141667228 gene encoding F-box/kelch-repeat protein At3g61590 isoform X3 — MEGETSWVSHSFDDNVRDMVDFNLFLERSYEVSTEATVPVDLILPDDLLERILAYLPIASIFRVGCVCKRWNEVVSSRRFLWNFTHARVHKPWYFMFTSSDEPVGYAYDPILRKWYGFELPCIGTSSWFIASSCGLVCCMDNDSRSELYVCNPITRNYRKLEKPPGLRFYDYSALSISVNKISHSYNVSVVKSKQVPGNFIQWEVSVHIYDSGTMMWATTSAEILTGWRGGEESVICDGVLYLLVYSTGGGIPESRHGLLTYSLSSRLSHGLLMRNLISMPCPLTCGRLMNLKEKLVMVGGLGKQDRPGIIKGIGIWVLSGKEWQEISRMPHKFFQGFGEFDDVFASSGTDDLIYIQSYGAPALLSFDFNQKQWKWSQKCPVTKRFPLQLFTGFCFEPRLEISP, encoded by the coding sequence AGAGATATGGTCGACTTCAATTTATTTTTGGAGCGCAGTTATGAGGTCAGTACAGAAGCTACAGTTCCGGTTGATTTAATTTTGCCCGATGACTTGCTAGAGCGGATCTTGGCATATCTCCCTATTGCAAGTATTTTTAGGGTAGGGTGTGTGTGTAAAAGATGGAACGAAGTTGTAAGTTCAAGAAGGTTTTTGTGGAACTTTACCCATGCTCGGGTACACAAACCATGGTATTTTATGTTTACGAGCTCTGATGAACCAGTTGGTTATGCCTATGATCCCATCCTTCGGAAGTGGTATGGTTTTGAATTGCCCTGCATCGGGACTTCCAGTTGGTTTATTGCTTCTTCATGTGGCTTAGTTTGCTGCATGGATAACGATAGCAGAAGTGAGCTATATGTATGCAATCCAATCACCAGAAACTACAGGAAGCTTGAGAAGCCTCCAGGTTTGAGATTTTACGATTATAGTGCATTGTCAATCTCAGTGAATAAGATATCGCACAGCTATAATGTCTCTGTTGTAAAATCTAAGCAAGTCCCAGGAAATTTCATACAATGGGAAGTTTCAGTTCATATTTATGACTCTGGAACAATGATGTGGGCTACCACTTCGGCAGAAATTTTGACCGGTTGGAGAGGTGGTGAAGAAAGTGTGATCTGCGATGGGGTTTTGTACTTGTTGGTTTACTCAACTGGGGGTGGCATTCCGGAGAGCCGCCATGGACTATTAACATATAGTCTTTCCAGTCGATTGTCACATGGTTTGTTAATGAGGAATTTAATCTCAATGCCATGTCCTCTTACTTGTGGACGTTTGATGAACCTAAAGGAGAAGTTGGTAATGGTTGGAGGACTAGGGAAACAAGATAGACCTGGCATAATTAAGGGAATTGGGATTTGGGTTCTGAGTGGCAAGGAGTGGCAAGAGATTAGCCGTATGCCCCACAAATTCTTCCAAGGGTTTGGAGAATTTGATGATGTTTTTGCTAGCAGTGGTACAGATGATCTCATATACATTCAAAGCTATGGCGCTCCTGCTCTTCTTTCTTTTGATTTTAACCAGAAGCAATGGAAGTGGTCCCAAAAATGCCCCGTAACCAAGAGGTTCCCACTTCAGCTCTTTACTGGGTTTTGCTTTGAGCCTAGACTTGAAATCTCCCCTTAA
- the LOC141667228 gene encoding F-box/kelch-repeat protein At3g61590 isoform X2: MYRTSCFHAMEGETSWVSHSFDDNVRDMVDFNLFLERSYEVSTEATVPVDLILPDDLLERILAYLPIASIFRVGCVCKRWNEVVSSRRFLWNFTHARVHKPWYFMFTSSDEPVGYAYDPILRKWYGFELPCIGTSSWFIASSCGLVCCMDNDSRSELYVCNPITRNYRKLEKPPGLRFYDYSALSISVNKISHSYNVSVVKSKQVPGNFIQWEVSVHIYDSGTMMWATTSAEILTGWRGGEESVICDGVLYLLVYSTGGGIPESRHGLLTYSLSSRLSHGLLMRNLISMPCPLTCGRLMNLKEKLVMVGGLGKQDRPGIIKGIGIWVLSGKEWQEISRMPHKFFQGFGEFDDVFASSGTDDLIYIQSYGAPALLSFDFNQKQWKWSQKCPVTKRFPLQLFTGFCFEPRLEISP, encoded by the coding sequence AGAGATATGGTCGACTTCAATTTATTTTTGGAGCGCAGTTATGAGGTCAGTACAGAAGCTACAGTTCCGGTTGATTTAATTTTGCCCGATGACTTGCTAGAGCGGATCTTGGCATATCTCCCTATTGCAAGTATTTTTAGGGTAGGGTGTGTGTGTAAAAGATGGAACGAAGTTGTAAGTTCAAGAAGGTTTTTGTGGAACTTTACCCATGCTCGGGTACACAAACCATGGTATTTTATGTTTACGAGCTCTGATGAACCAGTTGGTTATGCCTATGATCCCATCCTTCGGAAGTGGTATGGTTTTGAATTGCCCTGCATCGGGACTTCCAGTTGGTTTATTGCTTCTTCATGTGGCTTAGTTTGCTGCATGGATAACGATAGCAGAAGTGAGCTATATGTATGCAATCCAATCACCAGAAACTACAGGAAGCTTGAGAAGCCTCCAGGTTTGAGATTTTACGATTATAGTGCATTGTCAATCTCAGTGAATAAGATATCGCACAGCTATAATGTCTCTGTTGTAAAATCTAAGCAAGTCCCAGGAAATTTCATACAATGGGAAGTTTCAGTTCATATTTATGACTCTGGAACAATGATGTGGGCTACCACTTCGGCAGAAATTTTGACCGGTTGGAGAGGTGGTGAAGAAAGTGTGATCTGCGATGGGGTTTTGTACTTGTTGGTTTACTCAACTGGGGGTGGCATTCCGGAGAGCCGCCATGGACTATTAACATATAGTCTTTCCAGTCGATTGTCACATGGTTTGTTAATGAGGAATTTAATCTCAATGCCATGTCCTCTTACTTGTGGACGTTTGATGAACCTAAAGGAGAAGTTGGTAATGGTTGGAGGACTAGGGAAACAAGATAGACCTGGCATAATTAAGGGAATTGGGATTTGGGTTCTGAGTGGCAAGGAGTGGCAAGAGATTAGCCGTATGCCCCACAAATTCTTCCAAGGGTTTGGAGAATTTGATGATGTTTTTGCTAGCAGTGGTACAGATGATCTCATATACATTCAAAGCTATGGCGCTCCTGCTCTTCTTTCTTTTGATTTTAACCAGAAGCAATGGAAGTGGTCCCAAAAATGCCCCGTAACCAAGAGGTTCCCACTTCAGCTCTTTACTGGGTTTTGCTTTGAGCCTAGACTTGAAATCTCCCCTTAA